One window from the genome of Candidatus Synechococcus calcipolaris G9 encodes:
- a CDS encoding LysR family transcriptional regulator, with the protein MGLKQATLHQLKVFEVTARHGSFTRAAEELFLTQPTVSIQMKQLTRAVGLPLFEQVGKRLFLTEAGKELLATCQDIFERLDRFDMAVANLKGLKQGHLRLCVITTAKYVIPRLLGPFCRQYPGIDVALTVTNHEQVVERLRGNLDDLYIPSYPPEHLDIQCHPFLDNPLVVVAPSQHPLSDRQRISIQELDGEPFIVRELGSGTRQAVEQLFATHGISMNIRLELGSNESIKQAIAGGLGISVLSHHCLALDRESSQLKILDVEHFPIERHWHLVYPSGKQLSVVAQAFFDYVSTEGREMIESNLA; encoded by the coding sequence ATGGGATTGAAACAGGCTACTCTCCATCAGCTTAAAGTCTTTGAGGTGACAGCCCGCCATGGGAGTTTTACCCGGGCAGCGGAAGAACTCTTTTTAACCCAGCCCACCGTCTCTATTCAAATGAAGCAACTGACCCGGGCCGTGGGGTTGCCCCTTTTTGAACAGGTGGGGAAACGGCTCTTTTTAACCGAGGCAGGTAAGGAGCTATTGGCTACTTGTCAGGACATTTTTGAACGGTTGGATCGCTTTGATATGGCCGTGGCTAACTTAAAGGGATTAAAGCAGGGCCATTTGCGCCTCTGTGTGATTACAACCGCCAAGTATGTGATTCCCCGATTATTGGGCCCCTTTTGCCGCCAGTATCCAGGCATTGATGTGGCCCTGACAGTGACCAACCATGAGCAGGTGGTTGAACGATTGCGGGGAAATTTAGATGATTTATATATTCCCAGCTATCCCCCGGAACATCTGGATATTCAGTGCCACCCCTTTTTAGATAACCCGTTAGTGGTGGTTGCCCCGAGTCAACATCCCCTCAGCGATCGCCAGCGGATTTCTATTCAAGAGCTAGATGGGGAACCCTTTATTGTCCGGGAATTGGGGTCGGGAACCCGACAGGCGGTGGAGCAACTCTTTGCGACCCATGGCATCTCCATGAACATTCGCCTAGAATTGGGAAGTAATGAATCCATTAAGCAGGCGATCGCCGGCGGCTTGGGTATTTCCGTATTGTCCCACCACTGTTTAGCCCTCGATCGCGAATCCAGCCAACTAAAAATTTTAGATGTGGAGCATTTTCCCATTGAACGCCATTGGCACTTGGTCTATCCATCGGGGAAGCAACTGTCCGTGGTGGCCCAAGCCTTTTTTGATTACGTTTCCACTGAAGGGCGGGAGATGATTGAATCTAACTTAGCCTAA
- a CDS encoding Tic22 family protein, translating to MKGLARLGILAGLVSGLWMAPALTRQMTAFALPQEQVLRQLNNVPVFMITNQQGEPLTYELENPSNQKKVQVFTFFINQQDAQTALTGLKTNQPEVGNVARISTASLSGAVQVALESQENADIGVDIIPSRQQFDTAVDLLKKNGDLVERDGQLLTKEGQPFAGGTPLFYVADIKTGGPIAVEATVQENGQSRTTRFVPFYFDNAQLQNELRQAQEQRPELVRDTTIRVIMLDGLVSTMLTSDDPVAGQIQLVQTPEAIQFAIQQAENQ from the coding sequence ATGAAAGGTTTAGCGCGCTTGGGTATACTTGCAGGACTCGTCAGTGGCCTGTGGATGGCTCCGGCCCTAACCCGGCAAATGACTGCGTTTGCTCTGCCCCAAGAGCAAGTACTACGGCAACTCAATAACGTTCCCGTTTTCATGATCACCAACCAGCAGGGTGAACCCCTCACCTACGAGCTAGAAAACCCCAGTAATCAGAAGAAAGTTCAAGTTTTCACCTTTTTCATTAATCAGCAGGATGCCCAAACGGCCCTAACTGGTCTAAAAACCAATCAGCCAGAGGTGGGAAATGTTGCTCGAATTTCAACCGCATCCCTCAGCGGCGCAGTGCAGGTTGCCCTTGAGAGTCAGGAAAACGCTGACATCGGCGTGGATATTATTCCCTCCCGCCAACAGTTCGATACGGCTGTAGATCTGCTGAAGAAAAATGGAGACCTTGTGGAGCGGGATGGCCAACTGCTGACAAAAGAGGGTCAGCCCTTTGCGGGGGGAACGCCCTTATTCTATGTGGCAGATATTAAAACCGGCGGCCCCATTGCCGTAGAAGCCACAGTACAAGAAAATGGCCAATCCCGGACGACTCGTTTTGTCCCCTTCTATTTTGATAATGCCCAACTACAAAATGAACTCCGGCAGGCTCAAGAGCAACGGCCTGAACTGGTTCGGGACACAACCATTCGGGTGATTATGCTGGATGGATTAGTGTCTACCATGCTCACCAGTGATGATCCAGTGGCGGGGCAAATCCAACTGGTACAGACCCC